From Asterias amurensis chromosome 3, ASM3211899v1, a single genomic window includes:
- the LOC139934654 gene encoding TBC1 domain family member 20-like isoform X1: MSLRRKPHRGGSQDRSRKGTPSPSPSPSKGTLNSVQALHCPPQGTESERKVKLATIHKALTADPVDVAALRKLAISKGGLLTDDVRRKAWPKLLNVNLFDVPYKKGVNLEAHRDYHQVVLDVNRSLKRFPKGMRDDQREKLQGQLVDVIVRVLIKNDQLHYYQGYHDICVTFLLVVGKEASFALVDKLSTHHLRDFMDANMDRTRHMLNYLLPIIKKANPELHDFMQASEVGTVFALAWLITWYGHVLNDFRSVVRLYDFFLACHPLMPVYLAAAIVLHRQEEVLACECDMAYVHSLLSKIPGDLPMEHLVSQAGDLFVQYPPKEMAREARLQYKLSTSMSKHNDFELETLYQRPDKVLQKMTSRLNGAATSSSPEHQSRGSIVLKVTVWALSAGIGAVALAILNTAGEYW, from the exons ATGAGTCTAAGGAGAAAGCCTCATCGAGGTGGGAGTCAAGACCGCAGTAGGAAGGGTACCCCTTCACCGTCACCTTCCCCTTCCAAGGGAACCCTGAACTCAGTACAGGCACTGCACTGCCCGCCGCAAG GGACAGAATCTGAGCGGAAAGTCAAGCTAGCCACAATTCACAAGGCTTTAACTGCTGATCCAGTGGATGTCGCAGCACTACGCAAACTAGCCATCAGTAAAGGAGGTCTACTGACAGATGATGTCCGAAGGAAAGCCTGGCCTAAACTCCTCAATGTCAACCTGTTTGATGTACCTTACAAAAAAG GAGTAAATTTAGAAGCGCACAGAGACTATCATCAAGTTGTGTTGGATGTGAACAGATCACTGAAACGGTTTCCAAAAG GTATGCGCGATGATCAACGCGAAAAATTACAAGGTCAACTTGTTGACGTCATTGTCAGGGTACTTATTAAGAATGATCAGCTACATTATTATCAG GGTTACCACGATATATGCGTGACCTTTCTCCTGGTGGTCGGTAAAGAAGCTTCATTTGCTCTGGTAGATAAATTATCAACTCATCATTTAAG GGATTTCATGGATGCCAACATGGACAGGACGAGGCACATGTTAAACTACCTCTTGCCAATCATCAAAAAAGCCAACCCAGAACTCCATGATTTCATGCAAGC GTCAGAGGTCGGCACAGTATTTGCGCTAGCCTGGCTGATCACTTGGTATGGGCATGTCCTGAATGATTTCCGCAGTGTCGTCAGGCTGTATGATTTCTTCCTAGCCTGTCATCCATTAATGCCAGTCTATCTAGCTGCTGCA ATAGTACTTCATCGCCAGGAAGAGGTACTAGCCTGCGAGTGTGATATGGCCTATGTCCACAGTCTCTTGTCGAAAATCCCCGGTGATCTACCCATGGAACATCTAGTGAGCCAGGCGGGGGATCTATTTGTGCAATACCCACCCAAGGAGATGGCCAGGGAGGCTAGACTACAGTACAAACTAAG TACGAGTATGTCTAAACACAATGACTTTGAGTTGGAGACACTGTATCAGAGACCGGACAAGGTTCTTCAAAAGATGACGTCCCGACTGAACGGAGCTGCGACGTCATCAAGTCCGGAGCATCAAAGCCGAGGTAGTATTGTTCTAAAAGTAACGGTATGGGCACTATCGGCTGGCATAGGTGCAGTTGCGTTAGCTATACTCAACACAGCCGGGGAATACTGGTGA
- the LOC139934654 gene encoding TBC1 domain family member 20-like isoform X2 — protein sequence MSLRRKPHRGGSQDRSRKGTPSPSPSPSKGTLNSVQALHCPPQGTESERKVKLATIHKALTADPVDVAALRKLAISKGGLLTDDVRRKAWPKLLNVNLFDVPYKKGVNLEAHRDYHQVVLDVNRSLKRFPKGMRDDQREKLQGQLVDVIVRVLIKNDQLHYYQGYHDICVTFLLVVGKEASFALVDKLSTHHLRDFMDANMDRTRHMLNYLLPIIKKANPELHDFMQASEVGTVFALAWLITWYGHVLNDFRSVVRLYDFFLACHPLMPVYLAAAIVLHRQEEVLACECDMAYVHSLLSKIPGDLPMEHLVSQAGDLFVQYPPKEMAREARLQYKLSTSMSKHNDFELETLYQRPDKVLQKMTSRLNGAATSSSPEHQSRGSIVLKVTVWALSAGIGAVALAILNTAGEYW from the exons ATGAGTCTAAGGAGAAAGCCTCATCGAGGTGGGAGTCAAGACCGCAGTAGGAAGGGTACCCCTTCACCGTCACCTTCCCCTTCCAAGGGAACCCTGAACTCAGTACAGGCACTGCACTGCCCGCCGCAAG GGACAGAATCTGAGCGGAAAGTCAAGCTAGCCACAATTCACAAGGCTTTAACTGCTGATCCAGTGGATGTCGCAGCACTACGCAAACTAGCCATCAGTAAAGGAGGTCTACTGACAGATGATGTCCGAAGGAAAGCCTGGCCTAAACTCCTCAATGTCAACCTGTTTGATGTACCTTACAAAAAAG GAGTAAATTTAGAAGCGCACAGAGACTATCATCAAGTTGTGTTGGATGTGAACAGATCACTGAAACGGTTTCCAAAAG GTATGCGCGATGATCAACGCGAAAAATTACAAGGTCAACTTGTTGACGTCATTGTCAGGGTACTTATTAAGAATGATCAGCTACATTATTATCAG GGTTACCACGATATATGCGTGACCTTTCTCCTGGTGGTCGGTAAAGAAGCTTCATTTGCTCTGGTAGATAAATTATCAACTCATCATTTAAG GGATTTCATGGATGCCAACATGGACAGGACGAGGCACATGTTAAACTACCTCTTGCCAATCATCAAAAAAGCCAACCCAGAACTCCATGATTTCATGCAAGC GTCAGAGGTCGGCACAGTATTTGCGCTAGCCTGGCTGATCACTTGGTATGGGCATGTCCTGAATGATTTCCGCAGTGTCGTCAGGCTGTATGATTTCTTCCTAGCCTGTCATCCATTAATGCCAGTCTATCTAGCTGCTGCA ATAGTACTTCACCGCCAGGAAGAG GTACTAGCCTGCGAGTGTGATATGGCCTATGTCCACAGTCTCTTGTCGAAAATCCCCGGTGATCTACCCATGGAACATCTAGTGAGCCAGGCGGGGGATCTATTTGTGCAATACCCACCCAAGGAGATGGCCAGGGAGGCTAGACTACAGTACAAACTAAG TACGAGTATGTCTAAACACAATGACTTTGAGTTGGAGACACTGTATCAGAGACCGGACAAGGTTCTTCAAAAGATGACGTCCCGACTGAACGGAGCTGCGACGTCATCAAGTCCGGAGCATCAAAGCCGAGGTAGTATTGTTCTAAAAGTAACGGTATGGGCACTATCGGCTGGCATAGGTGCAGTTGCGTTAGCTATACTCAACACAGCCGGGGAATACTGGTGA
- the LOC139934656 gene encoding dynein light chain roadblock-type 2-like yields MNEVEECLKRISSHKGVIGIIVVNMEGIPVRTTLDNSTTVQYAGLIHQLTAKARSVVRDIDPQNDLTFLRIRTRKHEVIVAPEKEYLLITIQSSTD; encoded by the exons ATG AATGAAGTTGAAGAATGTCTGAAGAGGATCTCGTCCCACAAGGGAGTGATTGGAATCATTGTTGTAAATATGGAAG gtaTACCGGTGAGGACCACGCTGGATAATTCCACCACAGTGCAATACGCTGGGCTGATACACCAGCTGACGGCCAAGGCTCGTAGCGTGGTCCGCGACATTGACCCTCAGAATGACCTGACCTTTCTGCGCATTCGGACACGGAAGCATGAAGTCATAGTTGCGCCCG aaAAGGAATATCTACTGATAACGATCCAAAGTTCCACGGACTGA